ttttacaagatttttttttttatttgagagagagagagagagcaggagcagggggagggatagagggagaagcagactccccactgaacacagatcccagggccctgagatcatgagctgagatgaagacagacgcttaactgactgagccacccaggcaccccaggaattcactttttaaaaaaaagttttatgagggttcaaaaaagttggaaaaatacccatcttctattttctactttttctcagTCCCTTTCCTGATTCCCATTGAGTGAGGCAAAGGGTAGGAAAAAGAGAATGGGTTCTGAAATTGTatggacctgggttcaaatcctaagCCTACTACTATTGGTCTGGCCTCGGGCAATTTGCTTAGCCTTTCTGACCTTCCGTTTCCTTATCTATGGAATGGTGGTAATTCTTACCTCACAGGATTGAGGTAAGCAAAGCCTTTACCAAATACCTGATTGACAATAGATGCTCAGCTAAGTATGGGTTGcatacttatttaaaatgtcagtttAAGAATGGATTTATCAAAACAACATGACTTTGATGCAAAGATAgatagatcaaaagaacagaataaagagctcagaaatagacctacaCTCTATAcagttaattgatttttgaccAAGCTTTCAAGACAACTCAATGGGCAaatgacagtcttttcaatagATAATGTTGGAGCAATTGGACAACCATAAGCAACAAGAAAATGAGTCTTGACCCACACCTTGTattacatacaaaaattaacttgacatgaatcatagacctaagtgtaagagctaaagctataaaatttaaaggagaaaatttctgtgaccttgggtcagACAAAAATTTCTTAAGatacaaaaaaacacaaaccataaaAAATTTTGATTAATTGGTCTccatcaataaaaagaaagttttgctcttcaaaagacactgttaagaaaagaaaatgcaagccACAGAATAGgcgaaaatatctggaaaatggaTTTACTTCTTTAACATTGCTCTCTTGAAACTGTGGCTCACAGTAGATATAATTAATAATGCTCATGTGTCGACATCCTCTCCCTGATACAGTGCACTTTGTAGaggctctttcttcctccctcactACTTATGCCATTATCCACTGCCATAATTCTCCTAATACTGTTATGAGTGAGAGCTGGAGAGAAGATTGAGCTTTGTGTACTGAGGTTGCAAGCCCCACAACTTAAATTGTATTCTTGgtgggagagaaaagagcaacaacaaaaaaatctggaGTCAGGCACCTGAAGCCCTTATTAGCAACAAAGTACTCTCAAAGATGACAACAAAAAGCATAGATGGAGCACACACATTCTGGCAGATAAGGCGCCAAGTGCTTTGCTTCATTTCACTTAAGCTTAGGAGAAACAGCTACACATCGAGTCAGCATGGAGTCCTAGAAGAAGCAGAGACACCAAGCGGGCATCCAGCAGAGTTTCATCTGGGCTGTTCCCTCCCTTATGCCTGTAAAAAGATTTTGCTCTTCCTAAGTCTCAGAATTGCTTTGTCTTTTGGACTCCATTCTCGCTCTTCATCTgtcttttattggttttattgTCTTGGGACTGTTGGCTTGATTTGGGGGATTTCTCTTATTTGAAACTTTGGCCTCTGTTTGGCTTCCTGGCACCAGGCTCCATGCTTCCTTGCTCCTTAAATCTGCTCTCCCTTTTTTCcatctcctctctgcctcctcaaAGTTTCCAGTTTGCTGTGTTTGGCCACTTTTGGGTGATTACTAAACTCGTATGTCCCAAAGTACATACTCTACCATATGGGGATTCACAATCAACAGACATGTTTCTCCCGGGTCTCTCTTAGTTTTGATGACCCTGACAAACCACTGTAGGCATAGCGGAAGATGGAAGCTGTCAGGTACTTATGATAAATACAAGTTGAAAAGGCCAAATCTACCTTGGTCAAGGTAGCTGTGGAACTTTTCAAGTATTGGTACAACCGTACCAATAAGGATGTCTTTATTGGTGTGAGCAGAAGTCCAGTGTATGGATGATCTTGGTGTTGGAATGGTCAGGGGTTATACCTTGAAGCCAGTTGTGGACTTACAGGTGAACACAGCCTAAACCATAACACAAGTAGACCAGTGGGGAAAAGAGCATCTTGTGCTCATTAGCCTGCTCTTTCCATAGGTATCCCAACAGACTTAGGGCCAGGCGCTAACCTGGGTGGGTTCTTGTAGCAGCCGTGAATGTCCCAGTGTGGGGGCTATGTACATTCCAGATGCGGAAGAAGATGTTGCCATGCTCTCCCCCAGCTTCAGTTGAACAACAGCAGAACCACGAGAAATGTTTTCTCTAGAGTCCATTCCCCAAGACAGTCTGGCTGCAATTCATAGGCCACCAGACCACTGGGAAACAGAGCATCCCTCCCAGTTTACTTTAACTTAGAATAATAGCCTCTCAGAATAAGCATCCCGGGGAGCGGATGGAATGACATCaaagtcttccattcttttttcaattttgatcACAGCGACCATTTTAACACAAGGTTTGCATAGGTTTTAAAAGCTTGAACTGTGCTCAGCAGGTCACCAGAAGAATTCCTGCTCCTCCCCTGACCTGCCAGAGACAGCAAAGAGATGCGTGGATGGTCTCTGTGGGACGCTACGGAGGAGCAGTGATGTGCCATCAAACAGGAGCCCAAACTGCCCACAGTATCTTGCACCATAACCCATTTTCACTTCACACGGGCGATTGGAAAGAATCTGgaagatatattttaattataaaaaataaatgtatgagcCTGATGCAAAAGACGGGTAGAACCTCTCCATGTTTTAAAAAGGCTGCCCTGTACCAGGCAGCCTTAAATCTTAGAATGATGAAGCTGACAGGGATTCAAAAGTTCACACGGTTCATCTAATTCTCCATGTCGAAGCTCCCACATCCAGCAATTTTACAGATCAGGCATCTGAGGCGCAGAAAGGTTCAGTAAGGATTTATGACATTTGCCTTGTTAGTGGAAGAACTGAAACATAAGCCCGAGTTTCTTGACAGTAAACCCTGCACTTGCTTCCAACTGTCTTTTATCCAGTCGATGGTATTTGACTGTCTCTGAAAACCTGCGGAAGGCATCATGGTTATTCCCCAAGAGGGAAATGAAGCACGAACTCATTTTGAATGAGAGCGGACCTTGGGATAACAGTTCCAACTGGGcacattctttctcctctttccactCGTTTTCAGGGCCACCTGGAAACTTTGGctcggggctgggggagggggggggtggaggtgaggagCAATCCCCGATTCCCAGTCTCTTTCTTTTCACAGCTGCGAAGTTCAGTGAGTTGAACCGCAGTGCTGTTCACTCTGCCACGACCAACCTCTGTTGTAAATCTTCCTCCCAGAACACGTGACGATGCATTTCTTGACTATATATCCCAACGGCAGAAGCAGAGTTGTCAGAGCGCGGAGTCCCGCAGAGAGGAAGGACGCTCTCGGATTTGGCCATTTAGCAACCCAGGACTTTGGAAGAATTTGCCAGCCTTGGGTAAGTTAGCAATGCAACTGGGCTTCAGAAACATTTGAGAGAGGGCTGTTTTGTGCAATGAGTAGATGaggttttccttccctttctctgttcttAGGAAACTCggctttgaattaaaaataagctTACGTTTGAGAAGCAACAtgtaagctttcttttttttcctctgctcagTTAGAAAAAGTTTCCCAGTGACTAAAATGTGATTTATCTTCTCTATGCTCCCTTGTCTTAGACTGACTTTCCcctttggattttaaaatgatcaaaGCAATGCTTTTTACACGCTCGCTTTATGAAGTGCAGATAAGAGGACACATATACCCTAAAAAAGGAAAGTCCTTGTCGCATGTCTccctatccctccctcccttccctccatccacccTGGCCTCTCATACCTAACCTCTGTTAGCTGTTTTGTGGGCCTTCTTACCAGGATTTCTCCATGCAGTTATCAGCTTTTTTGATGCTGCAATCCCACAAACCTCCtgctcagcctcctccctgcaccGCGGGCCCGTGGGAGAGGTCTAACCTGCAGGTTTCTCCCCAGACCCTGGTTGTGTGCGTGGCGCTTCAATGCTGAAGATGGAGCCTCTGAACAGCACGCACCCCAGCACCGCAGCCCCCAGCAGCCACCTGGTGTCCCACGTGCCCGGCAGTGAGAGCGGCAACGGCAATGAATACTTCTACGTTCTGGTGGTCATGTCCTTCTACGGCATTTTCTTGATCGGAATCATGCTGGGCTATATGAAATCTAAGAGGCGGGAGAAGAAGTCGAGCCTCCTGCTGCTGTACAAAGATGAAGAGAGGCTCTGGGGGGAGGCCATGAAGCCGCTGCCCATGGTGTCGGGCCTGAGGTCGGTGCAGGTGCCCATGATGCTGAACATGCTGCAGGAGAGTGTGGCGCCTGCCCTGTCCTGTACCCTCTGCTCCATGGAAGGAGACAGCGTGAGCTCCGAGTCCTCCTCCCCAGACGTGCACCTCACTAtccaggaggaggggacagatgATGAGCTGGGGGAGACTTCAGAGATGCTCCTCAACGAAAGCAGCGAAGGGTCCTCAGAGAACATCCATCAGAATTCCTAGCACCCCCAGGGCCCCTGGAGGCGGCCCCATCAGCCAGCACCCTTAGAGAGAGGAAGGACACTTCCCGTGTCCGGTTTCGCTTTTCAGGGCAGCTGTCACTTTAAAGAGACCGTTGGCGAGCCCCTGCGTGGGGCGGTGGGGGACAAGACTCCGCTGGAGTCAGCAGCCAGGAGTCCACGCCGGGCCTGTGGTGCAGACCTGCCACTGAAAAGCCCCAAAGATGTGCAGTGTGCACCTTGACTTTGGGGTCTGGGGCTTGGGGTTCCAGTTCCGAATTCGGCAGGTCGCTGTGCTTGCTGTTGTTTTCTCGCTGGATGCCCTGGGTAACCCCTGGGGCATCTGCCCACTCCAGGGCTGCCCAATGCCTAGGACATGCGGAGGGACTGGTTCTGATCTGCTAATTTGCCTAGAGCTTTGCTCTAGATCTGATGGGCTGTAAGTACCCCTATGGTGTTCCCGGCAGGTTACAGAGCTTCCTTTGGAGGTCTTTTGGGTTAGAGGGGGATGTCTGATGGAGGGTTTTTGATGGCAGAAAGCTGGAGAGTCAAACCTGGTTCTTTTGcatactgtaagaaaaaaaaaaaagcaactttcaCAACCTGTTAACATTAGCTGGGATTATAAAACAGAATCTGTTATTTTGAGCCTTTGTCTAACCTATGACCTTGGACTCTGACCTCAGACCATCCAGCATCGCATGCTGGCATGACGTTTTCTTGGTTGGAAGGGCTTCCCCAGAATCGAACCTGTACTCTGAATAGCTGTGCTGGGGACTCTTCCTGATCTTTCTAGAAGGGGTGATGGTGGGGTTGAACAAGGCCAAGCCGTTAgctctgctgctgcttttttccCAGCCTAGTTTTCTGAGCGGGGAGCTGACATAAAGTGGGCCTCCACGATATGGCATTTCGTCACATAGCCGAGACCTAAAAGGGCATACTCAGGTGGAGGTTGTACAAAGCGGGGGTCCAGGTTCTGTTTTCCGATCCCGAGCCCTGACACTGATatgctgtgtggtcttgggcatgTCATCAAGAGGCTTACTGCCTTCATGAGACTCCTGAATCTACATCCCCAGGGGGCTGAGAGGATGTCTTTGGATTTTAAGACTCTGATAAATCCTGTATGGCCTGGTGTGAGGAAGCTTGGACAAAATATTTCCCACTTGGCCAGTTAGTCTGAGAACAGATCTGCTTATTTAAAGTTGCAGTTGGAGACTCAGAACACATGTAACTGGGAAATTCAGGACGAATCACCACCCCGTTCATGCTGTCATTTTCCCAGCAGTGAACTAGGGAGGCAGATACCACATTTTACTCTGCAAAGTTCCCTGGGTAGTAGAATTTTAATACTTCAGCCGAGAAACCAGAAATCTAAAAGCAAATGTTCAGGAATGCTTGCTGGTATCTCCGTGTATTCCTGCTGACAGTAGCTTTGTAGCAGACCCGTTAGGCCCTTAAAGGCAAGCAGGAAGAGAAACACACCAAAAGGTCAAATTTAAttctagtaaaaacaaaaaaaaattttttttttttttaaacacgcTCTTCCTTGATTGAAGATAGCAGTAACTACTGTTCCCATAAGGGTTAATAGTAGATGAGCTGGTTTATCAGTTTGCCCTCACACAGTGCTAGAGGACATTTATGTTTTGGGGGAAAAGGGCTCTCCGTTCACTTTAAAATTCAGAGTGTGGATTTACTCCAAAGGGGGCTGTTTGAGGTGAAAGAAGCCAAGTTCAGTTTGGCCCCTTGCCTGGAATCACTTGAATTCTGAAGCTTTACTGCGAGGGACATGTGCGTTGTCACATTTTCCATTGCTTAATCCTGAAGTTTGGTGCAAGTCTATCTGCGCCTGTTAAAAAAGTGAtgtatatacttccttcttattCTATTAAGTTGTATAAAATTGTCTTCTGTATTTAACAGTTTGTAATTTTcacactattttttaatttaaataaacaaacacattttcCCGAAGAAATTATGAGCTCTCTCTTCGATTCTTCAATATGATTCCTAGTTTCCAGGACATCCCAGATAATTTCCCAAGCCGTCTCTGGATCCGGGTCATCTTTCCGGGTCAGACTCCCAGGAAGGTGTATCTTATTTCTGCCTGAGTCATGGAGGGAGCGGGGCTGGGCTTTTCCATCCTTTGATATGCTTTgcaatgaataataataataataaaaaaaaaacccaagctgCAGATGGGTTTGACATCCTCCTCTCACATTTGGGGGCTTTGGGGCCCTTGAATTTGAACATGCAGAGGGACAGGGCAACCTGGTGCAAAGATGCTGCTCCAAATTTGGTCGCAAGGACACAGCTGGTTTGCATGTTGGCTGGGCAAATATGACCCACAAGTGGCCACGGCAGCACAGACTTACGGGCAGGGAGCCGAGCGGCGGACACAGCCGCAAATCTTCCCGACACATCGGAGCCCGCGGGCCGGAGCCGGGGTTGGCGCTCCCGCCCCCTCCCGGTCACCTGACCCGCTCGCCCCTCCCACTTGGTCTTGCTTTCGCTCCGCCCCCCAGGCTGAGGTCCCGCCAGCGTGCTGCGG
Above is a window of Neomonachus schauinslandi chromosome 3, ASM220157v2, whole genome shotgun sequence DNA encoding:
- the KCNE4 gene encoding potassium voltage-gated channel subfamily E member 4 is translated as MLKMEPLNSTHPSTAAPSSHLVSHVPGSESGNGNEYFYVLVVMSFYGIFLIGIMLGYMKSKRREKKSSLLLLYKDEERLWGEAMKPLPMVSGLRSVQVPMMLNMLQESVAPALSCTLCSMEGDSVSSESSSPDVHLTIQEEGTDDELGETSEMLLNESSEGSSENIHQNS